A window of Micromonas commoda chromosome 13, complete sequence contains these coding sequences:
- a CDS encoding predicted protein: MRATVAAGLPGPPSLVGRGSRVDIDRSGRRTRASSSIRRLGCTGRGNNRCRLGPRAATGDDPTASTRDDGSVDPAAAVGAVSESTSDEDAARERKEHHRTWSLKYLEGVMVGVSRYATDSYASVTRLGGEVYRWASRDEGDARGDVAANSGKRKRGGDKPAKSSSSSSSSLSSSSGDEEDWEAALASWVSDDDADPLTDAAEWVGGIASWVATYSERSKAKSAARAEPPPLTVTALTNEMRREMELGADEAHFLPLEDSGWSIALLRYRPKEGGTRRSKQSRAIPAVSVTSMDAAWDDSDFYHATPWRHRDLPPVMMVPGCASNAYTFDVAEGYSLARHLANRGHDTWIVESRGVGFSRPWGAKPSEWADPKTKVPRQHMPTWGDFDFDTYLREDLPCAAGYIAAVTGSKRIAAVGHSMGGMLVACMAAGAADYFREDAPKVEQVESGPRVPRSDWRIDKVVTIASCLECSPREGVPESTYAQFAALAGVVPEYLYGGVAKLGPAVPQLPVGSLSVGQGIAIESVFGAPSVDDDGEDGEDGETNALVDDDDYEDDGGGDDNGASDEFWRKSAVSLNTSYPGATKPAFIRKLLLKGFGNVPLRLVLQMATLFSPGGLATREETVARRERTVSAARERRAGWRRRLRGWGDPGDAPREATVADVVESEMSGDSADYAVRGSTRGLRGGHHVHYIDAVRDTRPKILMIAGDVDPVIPPLQVEATAAIVGGEYACFGDGPKVGWDVRDPNDSNDSNDPNDPNAALRSMMTDGGDHYSHYDLLCGVNAPRRVFPVVSEFLERIEVLNGLFRL, encoded by the coding sequence atgcgcgcgacggtcgccgcgggcctccCCGGCCCCCCGTCCCTCGTgggccgcggctcgcgggtGGACATCGATCGATCCGGTCGGCgtacccgcgcgtcgtcatccATCCGACGGCTTGGGTGCACCGGACGGGGCAACAATCGATGCCGACTcggaccccgcgcggcgaccggggATGACCCAACGGCTTCAACCCGAGACGACGGCagcgtcgaccccgccgccgccgtcggcgccgtcagCGAGTccacgagcgacgaggacgcggcgcgagagaGGAAGGAGCACCACAGGACGTGGTCGCTCAAGTACCTGGAGGGCGTCATGGTCGGGGTGTCGAGGTACGCGACAGATTCCTACGCGTCGGTAACACGTTTGGGAGGGGAGGTGTACCGCTGGGCATCGCGCGACGaaggggacgcgcggggcgacgtcgcggcaaATTCCGGGAAGCGTAAGAGGGGAGGCGACAAACCCGCCAaatcttcgtcgtcgtcgtcgtcgtcgttgtcgtcgtcttccggcgacgaggaggattGGGAGGCTGCGCTGGCGTCGTGggtcagcgacgacgacgccgacccgctcaccgacgccgccgagtggGTGGGCGGGATAGCCTCGTGGGTCGCGACGTACTCGGAACGATCCAAGGcgaagagcgccgcgcgagccgagccgccgccgctcacggTCACGGCACTGACGAACGAGATGCGGCGGGAGATGGAgctgggcgccgacgaggcgcacTTTCTGCCGCTCGAGGACAGCGGCTGGTCCATCGCCCTGCTCCGGTACAGGCCCAAGGAGGGCGGCACACGGCGGTCGAAGCAGTCGCGCGCGATACCCGCCGTGTCCGTCacgtcgatggacgcggcgtgggACGATAGCGACTTTTaccacgcgacgccgtggcggcACCGAGACCTTCCGCCGGTTATGATGGTGCCAGGGTGCGCTTCCAACGCGTACACCTTCGACGTGGCGGAGGGATACTCGCTGGCGAGGCACCTGGCCAATCGCGGGCACGACACGTGGATCGTGGagtcccgcggcgtcgggttcaGCAGGCCGTGGGGGGCGAAACCGTCGGAGTGGGCGGATCCAAAGACGAAGGTGCCGCGGCAGCACATGCCCACGTGGGGAGATTTCGATTTCGACACCTACCTCCGCGAGGATCTTCCGTGCGCGGCTGGGTacatcgcggcggtcacgGGGTCCAAGAGGATAGCCGCGGTGGGTCACTCGATGGGGGGCATGCTAGTGGCGTGCatggcggccggggcggcggattACTTCAGGGAGGATGCGCCCAAAGTTGAACAAGTTGAGTCGGGGCCGAGAGTCCCGCGTTCCGATTGGCGGATCGACAAGGTGGTCACCATCGCGTCGTGCCTGGAgtgttcgccgcgggagggTGTCCCGGAGTCGACGTACGCTCAGTTCGCGGCATTAGCGGGCGTGGTGCCGGAGTATCTCTACGGGGGTGTCGCGAAGCTCGGGCCGGCCGTGCCGCAGCTGCCCGTCGGCTCGCTCTCCGTCGGCCAGGGCATCGCGATCGAGTCCGTGTTTGGGGCTCCatccgtggacgacgacggggaggacggggaggacggggagacgAACGCGttggtcgacgacgacgactacgaggacgacggcggcggagatgataacggcgcgagcgacgagttCTGGCGGAAGAGCGCCGTGAGCCTCAACACCTCGTACCCCGGAGCCACGAAACCCGCCTTCATCCGCAAGCTCCTGCTCAAGGGCTTCGGCAACGTGCCCCTCCGACTGGTGCTCCAGATGGCCACGCTCTTCTCCCCCGGGGGtttggcgacgcgcgaggagaccgtggcgcgacgcgagcgcaccgtatccgcggcgagggagagacgcgcggggtggaggcgtcgtctccgcggctggggcgaccccggcgacgcgccccgcgaAGCAAcagtcgccgacgtcgtcgagtcGGAGATGAGCGGTGACTCCGCCGATTACGCGGTGCGGGGGTCCACGCGGggactccgcggcggccaccacGTGCACTACATCGACGCGGTGCGTGACACGAGGCCGAAGATCTTGATGatcgccggtgacgtcgacCCGGTCATACCCCCGCTGCAGGttgaggcgacggcggccatcgTCGGGGGCGAGTACGCGTGCTTCGGTGACGGGCCCAAGGTGGGCTGGGACGTACGGGACCCGAACGACTCGAACGACTCGAACGACCCGAAcgacccgaacgcggcgctgaggtCCATGATGACCGACGGCGGAGATCACTACAGCCACTACGACCTCCTGTGCGGCGtcaacgcgccgaggcgagtGTTCCCGGTCGTCTCCGAGTTTCTGGAGCGCATCGAGGTCCTCAACGGCTTGTTTCGACTGTGA
- a CDS encoding predicted protein, with protein MSHAVSHGARIAPVPSTSSRPGRDRACHQTRRSLHRQQYQWWQETPTPKANDILERLTEGSSLTRALTATLEFSVECTIQAYKDAGRTDPLERCLTYELGENLLRRSERNEIDGFGPRAMLDKVLRGSDLDPDAAAETLAAELKRRFASRRSRLRDACVCITWRGTHTNLSTLNRRAVLDVSTALSLGEDDFEATLATVTSVAQA; from the coding sequence ATGAGTCACGCGGTATCGCACGGCGCGCGTATCGCGCCCGTGCCGTCCacttcgtcgcgtccggggcgtgATCGAGCGTGTCATCAGACGAGACGCTCGCTCCACAGGCAACAGTACCAGTGGTGGCAGGAAACTCCCACGCCGAAGGCGAACGACATTCTCGAGAGGCTGACGGAAGGCTCGAGCCTGACCAGAgcgctcaccgcgacgcTGGAGTTCAGCGTGGAGTGCACCATACAGGCGTACAAGGACGCGGGGAGGACGGACCCGCTCGAGCGGTGCCTGACGTACGAGCTCGGGGAGAACCTCCTGAGGAGGAGCGAGAGAAACGAAATAGATGGCTTCGGGCCGAGGGCGATGCTGGATAAGGTGCTGCGCGGGTCGGACCtcgacccggacgccgcggcggaaaCCCTCGCCGCTGAGCTCAAGCGACGGttcgcatcgcggcggagcaggcTGAGGGACGCGTGCGTGTGCATCACCTGGCGTGGGACGCACACCAACCTCAGCACCTTAAACCGACGAGCCGTCCTGGACGTATCCACCGCCctctcgctcggcgaggatgactTCGAGGCTACCctggcgacggtgacgtcggTGGCGCAGGCGTGA
- a CDS encoding predicted protein, with protein MGFMDLFKKKDPKEMVRKWQSKLRSEMRGVDRQIRDIQREEKNVTKSIKDCAKRNDIRSMKVLAKEIVNSRRVVSRLYHNKAQMNSVSMMLTEQLATVRSVGHITKSTEVLKAMNGLIKHQQVTDTMRDMSKEMMKSGLIEEMLADALDDGMEDIETETDEEVNKILAELAGEHMASMPAAETHTLAAPKVAETARQEAEDSELNNLQARLDAIRQEAS; from the exons ATGGGTTTCATGGACCTGTTCAAGAAGAAGGACCCCAAGGAGATGGTCCGGAAGTGGCAGTCCAAGCTCCGCTCGGAGAtgcgcggcgtggaccgGCAAATCAGGG ATATCCAAAGGGAGGAGAAGAACGTGACCAAGTCCATCAAGGACTGCGCCAAACGCAACGACATTCGCAGCATGAAGGTGCTGGCCAAGGAGATCGTCAACAGTCGCAGGGTGGTGTCCAGGCTGTATCATAACAAGGCGCAGATGAACTCGGTGTCCATGATGCTCaccgagcagctcgccacGGTCAGGTCCGTTGGGCACATCACCAAGTCCACCGAGGTGCTCAAGGCGATGAACGGGCTGATCAAGCACCAGCAGGTGACGGACACGATGCGGGACATGTCCAAGGAGATGATGAAGAGCGGGCTCATTGAGGAGATGCtggccgacgccctcgacgacgggatGGAGGATATcgagacggagacggacgaggaggtcaaCAAGATCCTCGCGGAACTGGCGGGCGAACACATGGCGAGcatgcccgccgcggagacgcacACCTTGGCCGCGCCCAAGGTGGCGGAAACCGCGCGgcaggaggcggaggactCGGAGCTCAACAACCTCCAGGCCaggctcgacgccatcaGGCAGGAGGCGTCGTGA
- a CDS encoding predicted protein, protein MGGLDYGELEEGELDAPAASTPVTPAASQYLAGWAGGGSVPPPARPAGGFGYGAATARYASHLGAGGPHTTGKDGRDGSKRMRTGRNGWVDTSAGSNAHKPCVFFIQGHCKNGSKCGYLHGDSPLPCHMFNTRAGCKFGDKCAFRHVPPAARVGKNGVSTDRDAAPAVRTNPFGTHASNCGCLVCHPPPPRRVTYVEAEGDGDDDEDGEVLEVVEEPEEPTERAGERVKDPGEIAERDAVLRRCSVIETPAETASWREFLADAERNAGSGNGLAPFWKLQEKQRASTASGSGRGAGT, encoded by the coding sequence atgggagGACTCGACTACGGGGAGTTGGAGGAGggggagctcgacgcccccgcggcgtcgacgccggtcacccccgccgcgagccaaTACCTCGCGGGATGGGCGGGGGGAGGATCCGTGCCTCCCCCCGCTcgacccgcgggcgggttcgggtacggggcggcgaccgcgcggtaCGCATCGCatctcggcgcgggcgggccgCACACGACGGGGAAGGACGGGAGGGACGGGAGCAAGAGGATGCGCACGGGGCGCAACGGGTGGGTGGACACCAGCGCGGGGTCCAACGCGCACAAACCCTGCGTGTTCTTCATCCAGGGCCACTGCAAGAACGGCAGCAAGTGCGGCTACCTCCACGGCGACAGCCCGCTCCCGTGCCACATGTTCAAcacccgcgcggggtgcAAGTTCGGCGACAAGTGCGCGTTCAGGCACgtgccccccgccgcgagggtcggTAAAAACGGCGTCTCGaccgatcgcgacgccgcacccgccgtACGTACCAACCCGTTCGGCACGCACGCGAGCAACTGCGGGTGCCTCGTGtgccacccgccgccgccgcgtcgcgtgaCGTACGTCGAAGccgaaggcgacggcgacgacgacgaggacggggaggtcTTGGAGGTGgtcgaggagcccgaggagccGACGGAACGTGCCGGGGAGCGCGTGAAGGACCCGGGGGAGATcgcggagagggacgcggtgcTTCGGAGGTGTTCGGTGATCGAGAcgccggcggagacggcgtcgtggcgcgagttcctcgccgacgcggagcgcaACGCGGGCTCCGGCAACGGTCTCGCGCCCTTCTGGAAGCTTCAGGAAAAACAGcgggcgtccacggcgtcggggagcgggcggggggcggggacgtAG
- a CDS encoding predicted protein translates to MSLRYIVAGTAVVRDPLDTRHPPPSTTPTLPLPATLAHHLLTHKHVRSPQAAGAYYAPAAYKVYEAESAVTAAEDALHALNARIKSYDTDIARAKSAVTRGLEDINATRSAAARAAEEVVAARKAVAAAQARLDEKMAAQRKLSLAAEAIQLDVDKARGVVERKTAEKEASAVELVRATMEVERTRAAAAKAATQISLPPVFTR, encoded by the exons ATGTCGCTTCGAtacatcgtcgccggcaccGCGGTGGTGCGCGACCCGCTCGATAcgcgtcatcctcctccatcgACGACACCCACGCTCCCTCTCCCTGCCACCTTGGCACACCACCTGCTGACCCACAAACACGTCCGATCGCCGCAGGCTGCCGGTGCGTACtacgcccccgccgcgtacaAAGTTTACGAGGCCGAgtcggcggtgaccgccgccgaagacgCCCTGCACGCGCTCAACGCCAGGATCAAGTCG TACGATACCGACATCGCTCGCGCCAAGTCGGCCGTCACCAGGGGGCTGGAGGACATCAACGCCacgaggtccgccgcggcgagggccgccgaggaggtcgtcgccgcgcgcaaggcggttgcggcggcgcaggccaGGCTGGACGAGAAGATGGCCGCGCAGCGCAAGCTCTCGCTCGCTGCGGAGGCCATCCAGCTGGACGTGGACAAGGCCCGGGGCGTCGTGGAGAGGAagacggcggagaaggaggcgtccgcggtggagctcgtgagggcgacgatggaggtggagcggacgagggcggcggcggccaaggcggcgacaCAGATTTCGCTCCCGCCGGTGTTCACCCGATGA
- a CDS encoding predicted protein: MASGMEEDQPAWAADVETYVSVDRASAVSDEDRDEAAGRIVQLLVSGALTFLDLLRGMETCLVTTDEPRRARGVLLLAECVAGYAGDDETVAGGARPLPGGAASLLSQYFASKLEDFAVLRAALAGCTALLRATATVDGAPDRSAPAVSHDNATEMADRFFDAVHVPSLVQADRQRSYQFLLALVSHPASFADGPPLGSANPAEQIESVVAACDGEKDPRNVLLLCELWTALPRAFCGDGHEKAIADANDGVAKRRAAFASAAEELYDVVAAYFPVSFRPPPGDSVRVTREQLAATLRGAMCASGDFAPWAVPHVLESLAPDKKPTTLDDALATLMACGAAFGTRGMSPHVRNVWSRLRNLLLHPPAGPELTAEGTARWATRAFASEWGGAELVALALADPCLKDAAQALRGEGGDAMEVDGTGNGGGGCCGGSGEREGHVEGGGGGGCCGGSGGGAAEGAAAAAADVTRRGHALVAGAGRIIGAIAAAGPEPAAAAMSLGLAPLLDAAGIGPAGETARARPGTGPLGLVLATPAACGALDGALAGANASAEASPAAVLGDVGARLVGLFAAAAAKRIEGTSALRVKEEKKSEPAAANEKEEAEEEEEEGSQDNGGILGVAGLRTLLSFPAGTGLLGEEGARAALNALVDASLETDASEADADIDPRTDLRVRAGEALAAAASSKSDPAVAAATVKTAVPRLCAACDGDAASLALAALARVSAASADARRVAVTALWSRLGGARRPDPVWTKPLWKDFVDAMAGTVPKTASSGSGSVPGMLQSAALDPSTAAGGGEEDAAARDIAAAMRSETAPGAGNNEDACRLIRAATAALGDAHQVGVLADAAGEIMSGGPCFRAACAAVAGLRVSPSKSTDFPNCEDLVRRLVSRAVGGGDEDDARSATEALSSLIHKLGASGALGPRSGLTAAVDAGLTGSLHAAAGVAAVGATLRALAARADPAAAELAADLVAALSSASREVAAGAARAFGVAMSPGGGGPGVTRECHGSEKKLFRQRFFTQTVPAVMAALKPSSRSGQATTNPDHRPAHLSALVHLARHAPISAVLQSGDSILPVLAEAINALADQSTPFADKDALAGSITMTAAFLSDPRGRDTLALHAEEHAGAIIGALCRIGSSAARKPPGSLAGSPTLSLVVRETALDALVAATSLPFSVVYPQRRAVERASVAALDDPKRVVRFAAARCREAWLLLGKQTNTAAGVVGACWSDPVDGAVLGPVVRFVLRLVVRFMLDPVVRPALVLVLVLVLVPRGGTRDSSGLAGLHSASEERDDDHQREEDRKDSVHDLWVMSGLLRG, encoded by the exons ATGGCGTCCGGCATGGAGGAGGATCAGCCGGCTTGGGCGGCGGATGTGGAAACTTACGTCTCGGTCGATCGTGCGAGCGCCGTGTCCGATGAGGACCGCGACGAGGCTGCGGGTCGCATCGTCCAGCTCCTGGTCTCCGGCGCGCTCACGTTCCTCGATCTGCTGCGGGGGATGGAGACGTGCCTGGTGACGACTGacgaaccccgccgcgcgaggggcgtgCTGCTGCTCGCCGAGTGCGTCGCGGGATATGCAGGGGACGATGAAACCGTCGCTGGCGGCGCCAGGCCgctcccgggcggcgcggcttcgCTCCTCTCGCAGTACTTCGCGAGCAAGCTCGAGGATTTCGcggtgctccgcgcggcgctggcgggatGCACCGCCCTGCTCcgcgccacggcgacggtcgacggcgcgcccgacCGATCCGCGCCGGCCGTTTCGCACGATAACGCCACGGAGATGGCGGACCGGTtcttcgacgccgtgcacgtGCCGAGCCTGGTGCAAGCGGACAGGCAGCGATCGTACCagttcctcctcgcgctcgtctcgCACCCGGCCTCTTTCGCCGACGGACCGCCGCTCGGATCCGCGAACCCCGCGGAACAGATCGAGAGCGTCGTGGCGGCGTGCGACGGGGAGAAGGATCCGAGGAACGTCCTGCTGCTGTGCGAGCTGTGGACCGCGCTGCCCCGCGCCTTCtgcggcgacgggcacgaGAAAGcaatcgccgacgcgaacgacggcgtcgcaAAGCGGCGAGCGGctttcgcctcggcggcggaggaactctacgacgtcgtcgccgcatACTTCCCGGTGTCGTTccgaccgccgcccggggaCTCCGTGCGTGTCACCAGGGaacagctcgcggcgacgctgcggGGAGCCATGTGCGCGTCGGGTGATTTCGCGCCGTGGGCCGTGCCGCACGTGCTGGAGAGCCTCGCTCCGGATAAGAAACCCACGACtctggacgacgcgctcgccacgttgatggcgtgcggcgccgcgttcgggaCGCGCGGCATGTCGCCGCACGTGAGGAACGTGTGGTCGCGCCTGCGTAACCTGCTGTTgcacccgcccgcgggtccggagctcaccgcggagggaACCGCGAGGTGGGCCACGAGGGCTTTCGCGTCCGAGTGGGGCGGAGCCGAGTTGGTCGCCCTCGCTCTCGCGGATCCGTGCCtcaaggacgccgcgcaggctctcaggggcgagggcggggacgCCATGGAAGTTGACGGAACCggaaacggcggcggcgggtgttgcggcgggtccggggagcgcgaggggcacgtcgagggcggcggaggcggcgggtgctgcggcgggtccggcggcggcgcggccgagggcgcggcggcggcggcggcggacgtgacgcgacgcggccacgcgctcgtcgccggagccGGCCGGATcatcggcgcgatcgccgcggcgggtcccgagcccgcggcggcggcgatgtccctcggcctcgcgccgtTGCTAGACGCGGCCGGGATTGGACCCGCCGGGGAGacagcccgcgcgcgaccgggcACGGGACCGTTGGGGCTCGTGCTGgccacgccggcggcgtgcggtgccctcgacggcgccctcgccggcgcgaacgcatccgcggaggcgtcgcccgcggcggtcctgggggacgtcggcgcgcggctcgtcgggctcttcgcggcggcggcggctaagCGGATCGAGGGCACCTCCGCGCTTCGCGTCAAAGAGGAGAAGAAGtcggaacccgccgccgcgaacgagaaggaggaggcggaggaggaggaggaggaggggtcGCAGGACAacggcggcatcctcggcgtcgcggggcttCGAACGCTCCTTTCGTTCCCCGCGGGCACGGGGCTgctgggcgaggagggcgcgcgcgcggcgctgaacgccctcgtggacgcgtcccTCGAGACCGACGCCTCGGAAgccgacgcggacatcgACCCGCGCACCGACCTTCGCGTCCGAGCCGgtgaggcgctcgccgcggcggcgtcgtccaagTCCGACCCGGctgtggcggcggcgacggtgaagaCGGCGGTACCGAGGCtgtgcgccgcgtgcgacggcgacgccgcgtctctcgcgctcgcagcgctcgcgcgggtgtccgccgcctccgccgacgcgaggcgggTGGCGGTGACCGCCCTCTGgtcccgcctcggcggcgcccgccggccGGACCCGGTGTGGACCAAACCCCTCTGGAAGGATttcgtcgacgccatggcgGGAACCGTCCCGAaaacggcgtcgtcggggtcgggcTCGGTGCCCGGCATGCTGCagagcgccgcgctggacccgtccaccgcggcggggggcggcgaagaggacgccgccgcgagggacatcgccgcggcgatgcgatcggaaacggcgccgggggcggggaacAACGAAGACGCGTGCCGGCtcatccgcgcggcgaccgcggcgctcggcgacgcgcaccaGGTCGGGGTGCTCGCCGATGCGGCGGGGGAGATCATGAGTGGCGGTCCGTGCTTCAgagccgcctgcgccgccgtcgcgggcctgAGGGTGTCGCCGAGCAAGTCGACGGATTTTCCAAACTGCGAGGACCTCGTGCGGAGACTGGTGAGTCGCGCGGTGGGAGgaggggacgaggacgacgcgcgctccgcgacggaggcgctgTCGTCCCTGATTCACaagctcggcgcgtccggaGCGTTGGGCCCGCGATCGGGTCTGACGGCGGCTGTGGACGCCGGGCTGACGGGCtccctccacgccgccgcgggcgtcgccgccgtcggagctACGCTTcgtgcgctcgccgcgcgcgcggacccggccgcggccgaactcgccgcggacctcgtcgccgcgctatcgtcggcgtctcgtgaggtggccgcgggggccgcgcgcgcgttcggggtGGCGATgtcccccggcggcggcggcccgggCGTCACCCGCGAGTGCCACGGATCGGAGAAGAAACTCTTCCGACAGCGGTTCTTCACCCAGACCGTGCCcgcggtgatggcggcgctcaagcCGTCCTCGCGATCTGGCCAGGCGACGACCAACCCCGATCACAGGCCCGCGCATCTGTCGgcgctcgtccacctcgcccgCCACGCGCCCATCTCCGCGGTGCTTCAGTCGGGCGACTCGATCCTGCCGGTGCTGGCCGAGGCTatcaacgcgctcgcggaccaATCGACGCCGTTTGCGGACaaggacgccctcgccggtaGTATCacgatgaccgcggcgttcctatcggacccgcgcggcagGGACACGCTGGCTCTACACGCGGAGGAACACGCCGGGGCTATCATCGGCGCGTTGTGTCGCATCGGGTCGTCGGCTGCGAGGAAACCCCCGGGGTCGTTGGCTGGGTCGCCGACGCTGTCGCTGGTGGTGAGGGAGACGGCGCTGGATGCTctggtggcggcgacgtccctgCCGTTCTCCGTGGTGTATCCTCAGCGCAGGGCGGTTGAGAGGGCGTCGGTAGCGGCGTTGGACGATCCCAAGCGCGTCGTcaggttcgcggcggcgaggtgtcGGGAGGCTTGGCTCTTGCTGGGCAAGCAAAC CAACACAGCCGCAGGTGTCGTTGGAGCCTGCTGGAGCGATCCCGTGGATGGAGCCGTGCTCGGTCCCGTGGTGCGATTCGTGCTCCGTCTCGTGGTGAGATTCATGCTCGATCCCGTGGTGCGACCCGCTCTTGTTCTTGTTCTTGTTCTTGTTCTTGTGCCGAGAGGCGGGACGCGGGACAGCTCGGGTCTCGCTGGCCTGCACTCCGCttccgaggagcgcgacgatgaccatcagcgcgaggaggatcgCAAAGACTCGGTTCATGATTTATGGGTGATGTCGGGCTTGTTGAGAGGGTAG
- a CDS encoding predicted protein, translating into MRQRRLGGGDIVVSEFGLGTQRWGSADFNAPDEAMCHKFMDYAVLEKGVSMVDTAEQYPIPSDRGKPEGDTERIIGSWMKKDKSRREKLVIATKITGSSNVTKKNIRKDLEGSLTRLGTDYVDVYTLHWPARYTPQSNWGQSLMYHVEQEQAPWYKNAASFEEIAEAMGEMIAEGKLRGWGMCNDNAYGLTASCYAARAVGAPPPCVLQNDFSMINRRVEENGVTEASSPVHENVGFMAYNVLAGGVLTGKYLDVAAAVDNPQDPELAEKLLRDPRGRMDDYSWGKTLYRYRSGPAEVATRQYAALAEEAGMSLTEMSLRWCRQRAGVTTTLLGHTSMAQLEETLKYFDASVPKLPQDLMWAIDRVHMQNRLPIFSSDRVGADWEGSGEIGERIP; encoded by the coding sequence ATGCGTCAGCGCcggctgggcggcggcgacatcgtcGTATCCGAGTTTGGCCTCGGCACCCAGCGATGGGGCTCCGCCGATTTCAACGCGCCGGACGAGGCGATGTGCCACAAGTTCATGGACTACGCCGTGCTGGAGAAGGGCGTGAGCATGGTCGACACCGCGGAGCAGTACCCGATCCCGTCGGACCGCGGCAAGCCCGAGGGCGACACCGAGCGAATCATCGGGAGCTGGATGAAGAAGGACAAGTCGCGTCGCGAGAAGCTCGTGATCGCCACGAAGATCACCGGCTCGTCGAACGTCACCAAGAAGAACATCAGGAAGGATCTCGAAGGCTCGCTGACCCGACTCGGGACGGACTACGTGGACGTGTACACGCTCCACTGGCCGGCGAGGTACACGCCACAGTCAAACTGGGGCCAGTCGCTGATGTACCACGTCGAGCAGGAACAGGCGCCTTGGTACAAGAACGCCGCATCgttcgaggagatcgcggaggcgatgggCGAGATGATCGCCGAGGGTAAGCTTCGCGGATGGGGCATGTGCAACGACAACGCGTACGGTCTCACAGCGTCCTGctacgcggcgagggcggtgggcgcgccgcccccgtgcGTGTTGCAGAACGACTTTAGCATGATCaaccgacgcgtcgaggagaaCGGGGTGACCGAGGCGAGCTCCCCGGTGCACGAGAACGTGGGCTTCATGGCGTACAACGTGCTCGCGGGTGGTGTTTTGACGGGTAAGTACCTggacgtggcggcggcggtggataACCCGCAGGATCCCGAGCTGGCGGAGAAGCTCCTTCGAGACCCCCGCGGCCGCATGGACGACTACTCGTGGGGCAAGACGCTGTACAGGTACAGGTCGGgcccggcggaggtggcgacgaggcagtacgcggcgctcgcggaggaggcgggcaTGAGCCTGACGGAGATGTCGCTGCGTTGGTGCAGGCAGCGCGCGGGTGTGACCACCACTCTGCTCGGTCACACGTCGATGGCACAGCTGGAGGAGACGCTGAAGTACTTTGACGCATCCGTGCCGAAACTGCCGCAGGATCTGATGTGGGCCATCGACAGGGTGCACATGCAGAACAGGCTGCCGATCTTCTCGAgcgatcgcgtcggggcggacTGGGAGGGATCTGGAGAGATTGGCGAGCGCATCCCGTGA
- a CDS encoding predicted protein, whose product MPAHIRAAQQAIQAAKGHVHLKGSSMDKITSVVIPLGFTVAAMGLLTKGLDDLSWGKNRKEGF is encoded by the exons ATGCCGGCGCACATTCGCGCGGCTCAGCAG GCTATCCAGGCGGCCAAGGGGCACGTCCACCTGAAGGGTAGCAGCATG GACAAGATCACGTCCGTGGTGATTCCCTTGGGcttcaccgtcgccgccatgggTCTCCTGACCAAGGGTCTCGACGACCTGAGCTGGGGCAAGAACCGCAAGGAGGGCTTCTga